A region from the Caldicellulosiruptor naganoensis genome encodes:
- the pyrF gene encoding orotidine-5'-phosphate decarboxylase, with protein sequence MLNFSDKLIEAIKKKNSVLIAGIDTTVENIPDYFIRKYYDDEKNEIENLKYILYEYNRRIIDAIEENVIGVKFQAAFFEQYSYYGIEVLHKLIQYAQNKKLIVIFDGKRNDISSSAKGYSNAYIGETTLFDKKIKFFDCDAMTVNPYLGEDGIKPFVEDCERFKKGLFVLVKTSNPSSKDFQDLIVDSKYLFEKVAEKVHEWGASCKGKHGYSDIGAVVGATQPQAAKMVRSILPDSFLLIPGIGVQGGKIEDLKYFLGKNKMGIIVNSSRDIIYAYKNHIHSDFEKSSFIASKNLKESINSVIN encoded by the coding sequence ATGCTAAACTTTTCTGACAAGCTAATTGAAGCAATAAAGAAGAAAAACAGTGTACTTATAGCCGGGATTGATACTACAGTGGAAAATATTCCAGATTATTTTATAAGAAAGTATTATGACGATGAAAAAAATGAGATAGAAAATCTAAAATATATACTCTATGAATACAACAGAAGAATAATTGATGCAATTGAAGAAAATGTAATTGGTGTGAAATTCCAAGCAGCATTTTTTGAGCAGTACTCATACTATGGCATAGAGGTGCTTCATAAACTCATCCAATATGCGCAAAACAAAAAGTTAATTGTAATCTTTGATGGTAAAAGAAACGACATTTCAAGCTCAGCTAAAGGCTATTCTAATGCCTACATTGGCGAAACAACATTGTTTGACAAGAAAATAAAGTTCTTTGACTGTGACGCAATGACGGTAAATCCTTATCTTGGTGAGGATGGAATAAAACCGTTTGTAGAAGATTGTGAAAGATTCAAAAAAGGTCTTTTTGTGCTTGTAAAAACTTCAAATCCTTCATCTAAGGACTTTCAAGATTTAATTGTAGATAGCAAATACCTTTTTGAAAAGGTAGCTGAAAAGGTACATGAGTGGGGGGCAAGTTGCAAAGGTAAACATGGCTACTCGGATATCGGCGCAGTTGTTGGCGCAACACAACCACAAGCAGCAAAAATGGTAAGGTCAATTCTTCCAGACTCTTTTCTGCTCATTCCCGGAATTGGAGTGCAAGGTGGGAAAATTGAGGACTTAAAATATTTCCTTGGCAAAAACAAAATGGGAATTATAGTAAACTCATCACGTGACATAATATACGCATATAAAAATCACATACATTCAGACTTTGAAAAAAGCAGCTTTATCGCATCAAAGAATCTTAAGGAAAGTATAAATAGCGTAATTAACTAA
- a CDS encoding dihydroorotase: MILIKNADIINGLDKSVKRADILIVGNKIEKIGIDIKIQNPDLQTIDASGKYVMPSFTDIHCHLRDPGFEYKEDIRSGSLSAVAGGFTTICCMPNTNPPIDNRAMVAYVRYRAREVSPIEVLPIGAITKGLNGEELSEIGLMREEGIVAISDDGKCVMNANLMRNALLYAKDFSIPVISHCEDTNLSEGGQMNLGFVSTMLGLKGIPREAESVIVARDILLAKETKAHLHITHVSTKESVELIRRAKEWGVNVTCDTCPHYISLTEEEVIGFNTNAKVNPPLRTKEDVEALTEAIKEGVIDCITTDHAPHHKDEKNVEFNLAPSGTIGFETAFAVLYTHLVKNRGFEISKLVELLSINPRRIVNLKPNVIVENQKANLVIIDPNREWEVKEEDIISKSKNSVFLGKKLTSYVETVIYEGKILKKDGEIKC; this comes from the coding sequence GTGATATTGATTAAAAATGCTGATATTATAAATGGTCTTGATAAGAGCGTCAAAAGAGCTGATATATTAATTGTGGGTAACAAGATAGAAAAAATTGGGATAGATATTAAGATACAAAATCCAGATTTGCAGACAATAGACGCATCTGGCAAGTACGTTATGCCAAGCTTTACTGATATTCACTGTCACCTCAGAGATCCCGGTTTTGAATACAAAGAGGATATAAGAAGTGGGAGTTTGAGCGCTGTAGCAGGTGGGTTTACGACAATTTGTTGCATGCCAAACACAAACCCACCGATTGATAACAGAGCGATGGTAGCATATGTGCGATACCGTGCAAGGGAAGTGTCACCTATTGAGGTTTTGCCAATTGGTGCAATCACAAAAGGACTAAACGGAGAGGAGCTTTCCGAAATTGGTTTAATGAGGGAAGAAGGGATAGTAGCAATTTCAGACGATGGCAAGTGTGTCATGAACGCAAATCTAATGAGAAATGCTCTTTTATACGCAAAAGATTTCTCAATTCCTGTGATTTCCCACTGTGAGGATACAAATCTATCTGAAGGTGGACAAATGAATTTAGGATTTGTTTCAACCATGCTTGGACTTAAAGGAATTCCACGCGAAGCAGAGTCTGTTATTGTTGCAAGAGACATCCTTCTTGCAAAAGAGACAAAAGCACATCTGCACATAACTCATGTGTCTACTAAAGAGTCGGTAGAGCTTATAAGAAGAGCAAAAGAATGGGGCGTAAATGTAACCTGTGATACATGTCCTCATTACATCAGTCTTACTGAAGAAGAGGTTATAGGTTTTAACACAAATGCAAAGGTAAATCCTCCTCTGAGAACAAAAGAAGATGTTGAGGCATTGACTGAGGCTATAAAGGAGGGGGTTATTGACTGCATTACAACCGACCATGCACCTCATCACAAGGACGAAAAGAATGTAGAGTTTAATCTTGCACCAAGTGGAACAATTGGTTTTGAAACAGCTTTTGCAGTGCTCTACACCCATCTTGTAAAAAATAGAGGATTTGAGATTTCAAAATTAGTTGAGCTGCTTAGTATAAATCCAAGGAGGATAGTAAACCTGAAACCAAATGTAATTGTAGAGAATCAAAAAGCAAACCTTGTGATAATTGACCCGAATAGAGAGTGGGAAGTTAAAGAGGAAGACATTATTTCAAAGTCAAAGAATAGTGTTTTTTTGGGCAAAAAACTTACCTCATATGTCGAAACGGTGATATATGAAGGAAAGATATTAAAGAAGGATGGTGAAATTAAATGCTAA
- a CDS encoding aspartate carbamoyltransferase catalytic subunit: MKHLLGLKDLSKEEILKILNLAKDMKLILKSETKKTPHLQGYSAVLLFYENSTRTRTSFELAAKFMGANTTSISVVTSSVQKGESLLDTVRTLEALKTDILIVRHSFSGAPHFIAKNCSFSVINAGDGMNEHPTQALLDMFTIRERLGKLENLKVAIIGDILHSRVARSNIWGLKKFGNEITVYGPQTLLPPFIDKFANVASSLEEAVTNKDVVIDLRIQLERQKRGLISSKYEYYKFFGLNEDISKFISKDTLIMHPGPVNRGVEISSDIMNLPNCTIEEQVTNGIAVRMAVLYLCTRKGAS, translated from the coding sequence TTGAAACATCTGCTTGGACTTAAAGACCTTTCAAAGGAGGAAATACTAAAGATTTTAAATCTTGCTAAGGATATGAAATTAATTCTAAAAAGTGAGACAAAAAAGACACCTCACCTGCAAGGATATTCTGCTGTACTACTTTTTTATGAAAACAGTACACGTACAAGAACATCTTTTGAGCTTGCAGCAAAGTTCATGGGCGCAAACACAACATCTATTTCTGTTGTAACAAGCAGCGTTCAAAAAGGCGAATCACTCTTGGATACAGTTAGAACCTTAGAAGCTTTAAAGACAGATATTTTAATTGTACGTCACTCTTTCTCAGGTGCCCCTCATTTTATAGCCAAAAACTGCTCTTTTTCAGTTATCAATGCAGGAGACGGAATGAATGAACATCCAACCCAAGCCTTGCTTGACATGTTTACAATAAGAGAAAGGCTTGGCAAACTTGAAAATCTCAAGGTTGCTATAATTGGCGATATTCTCCACAGCCGAGTTGCAAGAAGTAACATCTGGGGACTCAAAAAATTTGGAAATGAAATAACAGTATATGGTCCACAGACACTTTTGCCACCTTTTATAGACAAGTTTGCAAATGTTGCTTCATCCTTAGAAGAGGCAGTAACTAACAAGGATGTAGTAATTGACCTTAGAATTCAGCTTGAGAGGCAAAAAAGAGGATTAATTTCTTCAAAATACGAATACTACAAGTTCTTTGGTCTGAACGAAGATATCTCTAAGTTTATTTCCAAAGATACTCTCATTATGCATCCTGGTCCTGTAAACAGGGGAGTTGAGATATCCTCTGACATTATGAACCTTCCAAACTGTACAATTGAGGAGCAAGTGACAAACGGAATTGCTGTGCGAATGGCAGTTTTATATCTTTGCACTCGAAAGGGGGCAAGTTAA
- the uraA gene encoding uracil permease, with protein sequence MHRVVQVEEKLPFSKTLPLSLQHLFAMVGATILVPILVGLNPSVALFTSGVGTIIYILVTKNKVPAYLGSSFAYINPIITVSASLGGKEYALAGCIASGVVYLIVAFLIYLFGTKWIDRILPPVVVGPVVMIIGLSLARAAAVKSAGLFKEVIKDGQILEVAVNVIKSPVCWVSIFTLLVAVFGSVYFKGFFKVIPVLIGLVSGYLFAYILDLIGMNTGLLNSFYPNGKYVPFLNYEVIKSAKWIGIPQFTFPKFSLPAILAIAPIAIVTITEHIGHLLVTNNVVGRDFTKDPGLHRSLAGDGLATIVAGFFGGPPNTTYGENIGVMAITKVYSTWVILWAAIIAIFLSFVQKLGALIQVIPAPVIGGISILLFGVIASSGLRMMIENKVDLSQTRNLVIASVILIIGVGGTKLKIFNIEFEGMALATFVGIILNLLLPEAKAVSKDDIISESGIVNNAEI encoded by the coding sequence ATGCACAGGGTTGTTCAAGTGGAAGAAAAGCTTCCTTTTTCAAAAACACTGCCACTTAGTCTTCAGCACCTTTTTGCAATGGTTGGTGCAACAATACTTGTACCGATATTAGTGGGTTTGAACCCATCAGTTGCGCTATTTACAAGCGGTGTTGGGACAATCATCTATATACTTGTGACAAAAAACAAGGTTCCTGCTTACCTTGGTTCATCTTTTGCATATATAAATCCAATTATCACAGTTTCTGCTTCACTTGGCGGAAAAGAATATGCACTTGCTGGCTGTATCGCCTCAGGTGTTGTCTATTTAATTGTAGCTTTCTTGATATATCTGTTTGGTACAAAATGGATTGACAGAATTTTGCCACCTGTTGTTGTGGGTCCGGTTGTGATGATAATTGGTCTTTCCTTAGCAAGAGCTGCTGCAGTCAAGTCCGCGGGACTTTTCAAAGAAGTCATCAAGGATGGACAAATCTTAGAGGTTGCTGTAAATGTCATAAAAAGCCCTGTTTGCTGGGTTTCAATATTTACATTGCTTGTTGCAGTTTTTGGTTCGGTTTACTTCAAAGGTTTTTTCAAGGTAATCCCTGTGTTGATTGGACTTGTAAGTGGATACCTATTTGCATATATACTTGATTTGATTGGCATGAACACGGGACTTTTAAATTCCTTTTATCCAAACGGTAAATATGTACCGTTTTTAAATTATGAAGTAATTAAAAGCGCAAAATGGATAGGCATTCCTCAGTTTACCTTTCCAAAATTTTCACTACCTGCTATCTTAGCAATTGCACCTATTGCGATTGTTACAATAACAGAACACATAGGACATCTTCTTGTCACAAATAACGTTGTTGGGAGAGATTTTACAAAAGATCCAGGTCTTCACAGATCTTTAGCAGGTGATGGGCTTGCAACAATTGTGGCTGGCTTTTTTGGTGGTCCACCTAACACAACTTATGGAGAGAATATTGGTGTTATGGCAATAACAAAGGTTTATAGCACATGGGTGATTCTCTGGGCAGCTATAATTGCTATTTTTCTTTCGTTTGTGCAAAAACTCGGTGCTCTGATACAGGTCATTCCTGCGCCGGTTATTGGTGGAATTAGCATTCTTCTCTTTGGAGTTATTGCTTCATCTGGCTTGAGAATGATGATTGAGAATAAAGTGGACCTTTCTCAAACAAGAAATTTGGTCATTGCATCGGTTATTCTCATAATTGGTGTTGGAGGCACAAAACTTAAGATTTTCAACATTGAGTTTGAAGGAATGGCTCTGGCAACATTCGTTGGGATTATATTAAATCTTCTTTTACCAGAAGCAAAGGCAGTTTCAAAAGACGATATTATTTCAGAATCAGGCATTGTCAACAATGCAGAAATATGA
- the pyrR gene encoding bifunctional pyr operon transcriptional regulator/uracil phosphoribosyltransferase PyrR, with amino-acid sequence MEKFKEIMDSAQMNRALIRISHEILEKNKGVENLCLVGIQRRGVTLAKRIRDNIEKIEGVRLPLGILDITFYRDDLSLLSEHPTVNSTQIDFDINNKKIVLVDDVLFTGRTARAAIEALMDMGRPKMIQLAVLIDRGHRELPIRADYVGKNVPTSRREIVHVLVDEFDNDNRVIIEQLDKEI; translated from the coding sequence ATGGAAAAATTTAAAGAAATTATGGATTCTGCCCAGATGAATAGAGCTTTAATAAGAATTTCTCATGAGATACTTGAGAAAAATAAAGGTGTTGAGAATTTGTGCCTTGTTGGAATTCAAAGAAGAGGTGTAACCCTTGCAAAGCGGATAAGAGATAATATCGAGAAAATAGAAGGTGTTAGACTGCCTTTAGGTATTCTTGACATAACTTTTTACAGAGATGATTTGAGTCTTTTGAGTGAACATCCAACTGTTAACTCTACTCAAATTGATTTTGATATCAACAACAAAAAGATTGTACTGGTTGATGATGTCCTGTTTACCGGAAGAACTGCAAGAGCTGCAATTGAAGCACTTATGGACATGGGAAGACCCAAAATGATACAGCTTGCGGTTTTAATTGACAGAGGACATAGAGAACTTCCAATCAGAGCTGACTATGTGGGGAAGAATGTGCCTACATCAAGGCGCGAAATAGTTCATGTTTTAGTTGATGAGTTTGACAATGATAACAGAGTAATAATTGAACAGTTAGATAAAGAAATATAA
- a CDS encoding RluA family pseudouridine synthase — MTVEEFEGRVDVFLAKALDKTRNFVQKIIEDGNVWVNQKQIVKASHKVKSGDLIKVVIPDPVQVNLTPQDIEIDIVYEDEHLAVINKLRGMVVHPGAGNYDSTLVNALLYKFEGKLSSINGVIRPGIVHRLDKDTSGLLIVAKTNEAHIKLSEALKNHEIKRVYFAICEGVFKEDSGIINAPIGRHPVNRLKMAVVPKGKEAITYFEVLERFDKYTFVKLRLKTGRTHQIRVHMSYIGYPVLGDNLYGRAKNEFGVEGQLLHAGEIEFVHPIENKLMHFKAELPEYFSNILETLRLRTLK, encoded by the coding sequence CTGACAGTTGAGGAGTTTGAAGGAAGGGTGGATGTATTTTTAGCAAAGGCACTTGATAAAACAAGAAATTTTGTCCAAAAGATAATAGAAGATGGAAATGTATGGGTAAACCAAAAACAAATAGTAAAGGCTTCTCATAAGGTCAAGAGTGGAGACTTAATAAAGGTAGTGATACCTGATCCAGTGCAAGTAAATTTGACCCCTCAAGATATTGAGATTGATATAGTATACGAAGATGAACACTTAGCAGTTATAAACAAACTTCGAGGGATGGTTGTTCATCCTGGTGCTGGAAACTATGATAGCACGCTTGTTAATGCGCTTTTGTATAAGTTTGAAGGAAAACTAAGCAGCATAAATGGTGTTATAAGACCAGGTATTGTTCACAGGCTTGACAAGGATACCTCAGGTCTTTTGATTGTTGCAAAGACAAACGAAGCACATATAAAGCTTTCTGAAGCGCTTAAAAATCACGAGATTAAAAGAGTTTACTTTGCAATCTGTGAAGGTGTATTTAAAGAAGACAGCGGGATAATAAACGCACCGATTGGCAGACATCCTGTAAACAGATTAAAAATGGCAGTTGTGCCAAAGGGAAAAGAAGCAATAACATATTTTGAGGTTCTCGAAAGATTTGACAAATACACTTTTGTAAAGCTACGATTAAAAACAGGAAGAACACACCAAATAAGAGTTCATATGTCTTATATAGGTTATCCTGTTCTTGGAGACAATCTATACGGTAGAGCAAAGAATGAATTTGGAGTAGAAGGTCAGCTGCTTCATGCAGGTGAGATAGAATTTGTTCATCCAATTGAAAACAAACTTATGCACTTCAAAGCTGAACTTCCTGAATATTTTTCAAATATTCTTGAGACATTGAGACTTCGTACCCTAAAATAG
- the lspA gene encoding signal peptidase II gives MVYWIIIMLTFLADQLAKFLIEKYFPLGYSKEMLKHLLWVTYVQNTGGAFSILEGKQFIFILVSIILIISLFWLLIFKKLSNQTKLSIALILGGALGNLFDRIFRGYVVDFIDIKVIPVFNIADMCITVGVFVLALELLKEGRGELLQRKGI, from the coding sequence TTGGTTTACTGGATTATTATTATGTTAACTTTTTTAGCAGATCAACTCGCAAAATTTTTAATTGAAAAATACTTTCCATTAGGGTATTCTAAAGAGATGTTAAAACATTTATTGTGGGTGACATATGTTCAAAACACAGGTGGAGCTTTTTCAATACTTGAGGGGAAACAATTTATCTTCATTTTAGTTTCAATCATTTTAATTATTAGCTTGTTTTGGTTACTCATCTTTAAAAAATTGTCTAACCAAACCAAATTGTCAATAGCGCTTATTTTGGGCGGCGCTTTGGGGAATCTCTTTGATAGAATTTTCAGGGGGTATGTTGTCGACTTTATTGACATAAAAGTAATACCTGTGTTCAATATAGCGGACATGTGCATAACAGTTGGGGTTTTTGTTTTAGCATTAGAATTGCTAAAAGAAGGGAGAGGAGAGTTATTGCAGAGGAAAGGTATCTGA
- a CDS encoding TraR/DksA C4-type zinc finger protein, with product MTHGELERFKTLLLQKKAEYEKMLKTSKDNQVGNFSSFYSNELSNYDNHPADMASDLYEAEKSLSMEASAKRKLYLINKALEKIEKGIYGICISCKR from the coding sequence ATGACTCATGGAGAGCTTGAAAGATTTAAAACGTTGCTTCTTCAAAAGAAGGCTGAATATGAGAAAATGCTAAAAACAAGCAAAGACAACCAAGTTGGCAATTTCAGTTCTTTTTATTCAAACGAGCTTTCAAACTATGATAATCATCCAGCTGACATGGCATCTGATCTGTATGAGGCAGAAAAGAGTTTGAGCATGGAGGCTTCTGCCAAGCGAAAACTCTATCTTATAAATAAAGCACTTGAAAAGATTGAAAAGGGAATATATGGAATCTGCATCTCATGTAAAAGATAA
- a CDS encoding DUF5665 domain-containing protein produces the protein MKKVYKDDLEKKLQDFILQLERMNLNYYVEYLKNPKKIIWQNFLSGVARGFGTAFSFSILGALLIYFKLCCKIQLASDWKIHC, from the coding sequence GTGAAGAAAGTGTACAAGGATGACCTTGAGAAAAAACTTCAAGACTTCATTCTTCAACTTGAAAGGATGAACCTTAATTACTATGTAGAATACTTGAAAAATCCAAAAAAAATTATCTGGCAAAACTTTTTATCGGGTGTTGCAAGGGGATTTGGCACAGCTTTCAGCTTTTCAATTTTAGGTGCACTACTTATATATTTTAAACTCTGTTGTAAAATACAACTTGCCAGTGATTGGAAGATACATTGCTGA
- a CDS encoding S-methyl-5'-thioadenosine phosphorylase, giving the protein MEYKADIGVFGGSGFYSLEDGVEEIELETPYGKPSDKISLIEIAGKKVAFLPRHGKNHQYPPHLIPYRANIYAMKMLGVKKIIGPTASGSLKPEIKPGDFVVCDQFVDRTWGRKDTFFEGPEVRHISAAKPYCEYLRKIAIESAKELGITVHERGTVVVIQGPRFSTTAESRWFSSMGWDVINMTQYPEVILAKEFGICYVNISLITDYDAGLEGRDDIKPVTEEEVYRVFRENNDKVKKLIYKMIEKIDVDYICEE; this is encoded by the coding sequence ATGGAATACAAAGCTGATATAGGTGTATTTGGCGGTTCAGGTTTTTACTCGCTTGAGGATGGTGTTGAGGAGATAGAACTTGAAACTCCTTATGGAAAGCCAAGTGACAAGATTTCACTGATAGAGATTGCAGGCAAGAAGGTTGCTTTTCTACCACGCCATGGCAAGAATCATCAGTATCCTCCTCATCTAATTCCTTACAGGGCAAATATATACGCAATGAAGATGCTTGGAGTAAAAAAAATAATTGGACCAACTGCATCAGGAAGTCTTAAACCTGAGATAAAACCGGGCGACTTTGTTGTATGTGACCAGTTTGTTGACAGGACATGGGGAAGAAAGGACACCTTTTTTGAAGGACCTGAGGTAAGACATATATCTGCTGCCAAGCCTTACTGTGAATACTTGCGAAAGATTGCAATTGAGTCTGCAAAAGAGCTTGGAATTACTGTACACGAAAGAGGAACTGTGGTTGTGATACAAGGTCCAAGGTTTTCAACAACAGCTGAGAGCAGATGGTTTTCAAGCATGGGCTGGGATGTTATCAATATGACACAGTATCCTGAAGTAATTCTTGCAAAGGAGTTTGGGATTTGCTATGTCAACATCTCGTTAATTACTGATTATGATGCGGGTCTTGAAGGTAGAGATGATATAAAACCTGTGACTGAAGAAGAAGTTTACAGAGTCTTTAGAGAAAACAATGACAAGGTAAAAAAACTCATTTACAAGATGATTGAAAAAATCGATGTAGACTATATTTGTGAGGAGTAA
- the mtnA gene encoding S-methyl-5-thioribose-1-phosphate isomerase — MKHFEFVNDRLIVLDQRKLPFQKEYVVCKTYQDTYTAIKDMIIRGAPLIGIVAAYGVVLGFKEIIEKNLEKDKIHDVIVHLSKSRPTAVNLFWALDRMKSTFERIKDMDKIEIYKQLLNEAKKIESEDKNINRKIAEYGNQLIKENSNILTHCNAGALATGGYGTALGVIREAHFSGKNVHVYVDETRPYLQGARLTAFELSEDGIPNTVICDNMAGYLMKLGKVDCVIVGADRIALNGDTANKIGTYSLSVLAKHHGIPFYIAAPTSTIDFSISSGDEIPIEERDEDEVRIFNGQKIVPDTSNVFNPAFDVTPAENITAIITEKGIVYPPFKQNILKLKD, encoded by the coding sequence ATGAAACACTTTGAATTTGTAAACGATAGACTAATTGTACTTGACCAAAGGAAACTTCCGTTTCAAAAAGAATATGTGGTTTGCAAAACATATCAAGATACCTATACTGCAATAAAAGATATGATAATAAGAGGAGCACCTTTGATTGGAATTGTTGCTGCATATGGTGTTGTTTTAGGTTTTAAGGAGATAATTGAGAAGAATCTTGAAAAAGATAAAATTCACGATGTAATTGTCCATCTTTCAAAATCAAGACCCACTGCTGTAAATCTTTTCTGGGCACTTGACAGAATGAAAAGTACTTTTGAAAGGATAAAAGATATGGATAAAATAGAAATTTACAAACAACTTCTAAATGAAGCCAAAAAGATAGAATCAGAAGATAAAAATATAAACAGAAAGATTGCCGAATACGGGAACCAGTTGATAAAGGAAAATTCTAATATACTGACTCATTGCAATGCTGGGGCATTGGCAACAGGAGGATATGGAACAGCCTTAGGCGTTATCCGTGAAGCTCACTTCTCAGGCAAAAATGTCCATGTATATGTTGATGAAACACGCCCTTACCTGCAAGGTGCAAGGCTTACTGCTTTTGAGCTTTCTGAAGATGGTATTCCTAACACTGTCATTTGTGATAACATGGCAGGGTATTTGATGAAATTAGGCAAGGTTGACTGTGTTATAGTTGGAGCTGATAGAATTGCTCTAAATGGTGATACTGCTAACAAGATTGGAACATATTCTTTGTCTGTTTTAGCAAAACATCATGGAATTCCATTTTACATTGCAGCACCAACTTCAACAATTGATTTTAGTATTTCTTCAGGGGATGAAATACCTATTGAAGAAAGAGATGAAGATGAGGTAAGAATCTTTAACGGTCAGAAGATTGTGCCAGACACCTCAAATGTCTTCAACCCTGCCTTTGATGTGACTCCAGCTGAAAACATTACAGCAATAATTACTGAAAAGGGAATTGTGTATCCGCCTTTTAAACAGAATATCTTAAAACTAAAGGATTGA
- the aroB gene encoding 3-dehydroquinate synthase has translation MEKKVTLSLKTSEKDIPIFLAEELSKITEYINLCKYSDLVIFTDEGIYNLYKEFIESFKTPYVYIFKNGEESKSIESYLSAIDYLLENNIDRKALLVAIGGGVVGDVSGFIASTYKRGIRLINIPTTLLAMVDSSIGGKTGINFKLYKNQIGTFYQPEMIIICREFLKTLPRLELISGIGEVIKYGYTLNKEILQLVFDGSKSLDEIFQNEVLMHELILKSVKCKVSVVEKDEKESFLREVLNFGHTVGHAFESYYNFYYPHGIFVVFGMIAEMILSHLLFGFDFSYVNKLFEIIVKRNFLSLPKDFDINDIISIMKYDKKNIKDKIRMVLLTDVEKYQLGIEVEEDVIKEGLSIFRRLTFS, from the coding sequence ATGGAAAAGAAGGTTACCTTAAGTTTAAAAACATCTGAAAAAGATATTCCTATTTTTTTGGCAGAAGAGCTTTCAAAAATAACCGAGTATATCAATCTTTGTAAATATTCAGATCTTGTAATCTTTACAGATGAGGGCATTTATAACCTTTATAAAGAATTTATAGAGAGTTTTAAAACTCCTTACGTGTATATTTTCAAAAACGGAGAAGAATCAAAATCGATAGAATCATATCTCAGTGCCATAGACTACCTTTTAGAAAACAATATTGACAGAAAAGCGCTACTCGTTGCAATTGGTGGTGGGGTTGTTGGCGATGTTTCTGGATTTATTGCCTCTACATACAAACGAGGTATAAGACTGATAAATATTCCTACCACGCTACTTGCCATGGTCGATAGTAGCATTGGAGGAAAAACAGGGATAAATTTTAAATTGTACAAAAATCAAATTGGCACATTTTATCAGCCAGAGATGATTATCATCTGCCGGGAATTTTTAAAAACCTTGCCAAGGCTTGAGCTAATATCAGGCATTGGTGAAGTAATAAAATATGGTTATACCCTAAATAAGGAGATTTTACAGCTCGTCTTTGATGGAAGTAAAAGTCTGGATGAAATTTTCCAAAATGAAGTTTTAATGCATGAGCTTATTTTGAAATCTGTTAAGTGCAAGGTTTCAGTAGTAGAAAAAGATGAAAAAGAAAGCTTTTTAAGAGAAGTTTTAAACTTTGGCCACACAGTAGGTCATGCTTTTGAGTCGTATTACAATTTTTATTATCCACATGGGATTTTTGTTGTTTTCGGTATGATAGCTGAGATGATACTTTCCCATTTGCTTTTTGGTTTTGATTTTTCATATGTTAATAAGTTGTTTGAAATAATTGTCAAGCGAAATTTTCTTTCACTTCCAAAGGACTTTGATATAAATGACATTATTTCAATTATGAAATATGACAAAAAAAATATAAAAGACAAAATAAGAATGGTTTTGCTAACGGACGTGGAGAAGTATCAATTGGGCATTGAAGTAGAGGAAGATGTTATTAAAGAAGGACTAAGTATTTTCAGAAGGTTAACTTTCTCTTAA